In one window of Microbacterium sp. PM5 DNA:
- a CDS encoding histidine kinase, translated as MTSFRSDIARYARTPFWDYLALSPLAKRILIILVAVTLILDSLFRATNGGSTSVVSAVVTTTMTLSVALFVWRPPIGTTVLIVTAAAASVTGVADSLLTAAAILGLVAFTCSPLLTTTYLLAWVVWLVAIVSRPGSGFQPLGAVIIAFLSLVSLMIGLAIRQQYERARTLALQLEVSEREVAEQLKHERDLIADELHDIVAHEITIVALHAAVLDRTEDVQTRSQSQTAIREAAVQALTDIRRVLGMVRGEENLSPERVSSPDGITGTIAAVTKELGQAGIAVTADVPADLRLPSASLVALTRVIRESATNVLKHATGAHTVSIVLRVERGWVHLTFADDSPPARTAGLPASGYGIMRLRERFRLFGGTFESERKSQGWVVSASLPLSG; from the coding sequence GTGACCTCCTTCCGCTCGGACATCGCGCGCTACGCGCGAACGCCCTTCTGGGACTATCTTGCCCTGAGCCCTTTGGCGAAGCGGATTTTGATCATCCTGGTTGCGGTGACCCTTATCCTCGACTCCCTCTTCCGGGCGACCAACGGTGGCAGCACCAGCGTCGTTTCGGCAGTAGTCACCACGACGATGACTCTGTCGGTCGCGCTCTTTGTTTGGCGCCCGCCCATCGGAACAACGGTTCTGATCGTCACGGCCGCAGCTGCGAGTGTGACGGGGGTTGCTGACAGTCTTCTGACTGCGGCGGCCATCCTCGGTTTGGTTGCGTTCACGTGCAGCCCGTTGTTGACGACCACCTACCTGTTGGCGTGGGTCGTTTGGCTGGTCGCGATCGTGAGTAGACCCGGTTCAGGGTTTCAACCACTCGGCGCGGTCATCATCGCGTTCCTCAGCCTCGTCAGTTTGATGATTGGGCTCGCTATTCGGCAGCAGTACGAAAGGGCGCGAACTTTGGCATTACAGCTCGAGGTGAGCGAGCGCGAGGTCGCCGAGCAGCTCAAACACGAACGGGACCTCATCGCTGACGAGCTGCACGACATCGTCGCGCACGAGATCACCATCGTCGCCCTGCACGCCGCGGTCCTGGACCGCACCGAAGACGTGCAGACGCGGTCGCAGTCGCAGACGGCGATCCGCGAAGCCGCGGTGCAGGCGCTCACCGACATTCGTCGCGTGCTCGGGATGGTGCGCGGCGAAGAGAATCTCTCCCCCGAGCGCGTCTCGTCGCCTGATGGGATCACCGGCACGATCGCCGCGGTCACGAAAGAACTCGGACAGGCGGGTATCGCGGTCACCGCGGACGTGCCCGCCGACCTCCGACTGCCGAGTGCATCCCTTGTTGCGCTGACCCGTGTCATCCGCGAGAGCGCGACGAACGTGCTCAAGCACGCCACCGGCGCCCACACGGTCTCCATCGTTCTCCGCGTCGAGCGCGGTTGGGTGCACCTCACCTTCGCCGACGACTCACCGCCGGCGCGCACCGCCGGACTCCCGGCGTCGGGCTACGGCATCATGCGTCTTCGAGAGCGCTTCCGACTGTTCGGCGGCACCTTCGAATCGGAACGGAAATCCCAGGGGTGGGTCGTGAGCGCGTCACTGCCCCTTTCAGGCTGA